One Miscanthus floridulus cultivar M001 chromosome 11, ASM1932011v1, whole genome shotgun sequence DNA window includes the following coding sequences:
- the LOC136492859 gene encoding putative 1-phosphatidylinositol-3-phosphate 5-kinase FAB1D isoform X2, translating to MILLHTRDEDDAHALALGGANPNHLLHACPSGDDGAHNNHMPNVVVVTTESDEDDDDAIWIPPDEAAAADSMELEDDDDDDEPTCYDARAGCSTSYCTDEDDGSDDDDDATTSSSIRWCHADQSATNAALAADREKRQKAMLRAMNGQLRMLTARFLESAGIGIDTTSNSNSCCWLDIVTSLSWEAALVIKPDVGTAVGNQMDPSSYIKVKCLASGTPRQCEVVKGLVFRKNVAHKHMPTKCHNPRLLLLSGVLGHSHVGFSSFSSIEQEKEHLDKSVSKMMEICRPNVIMVEKTVSRDIQELLLKEGVTLVLDMKLSRLQRVALCSGAPILSFSEVLSKPKLKQCDYFHIEKVTEEHNLTCSTGVGKRPSKTLMFLEGFQKPLGCTILLRGANTEELKKIKQVMNYTVFAAYRLVLETSFFEDQRLILNNKNSSKEEVSVTRKAGPSPLGSVQESTDGVPVTISSTNFNALNPLEKNFPNELQEGSVIYYDSNQALPSEGLASAVPESPRRFIDIFHYHNIYLPVTASQEATNHQMEDRPQYNEGMASNGIHVSPNVGVPIGSGENVDHLRDPREQASSETNQQMTLDDPSVSEKHEQSLENIKHSTSYNNGDKTSDIDEVDDVLESQSILILLSSQCITKQVICEQSRLSRIRYYGNFDVSLGRYLQDILQKQNLSCSSCGEPPEAHMYSYTHRNGNLTVLVKRLLPKYRLPGESEGKIWMWTRCLRCEHENGISRSSRRVIMSTEAHYLSFGKFLELSFSSHSTARRLSICGHSLNRDCLRFFGLGSKVAMFQYSSVEIYNACKPQPTLEFHNPNMHDWYGQEVLATGVTLFSEVTSVLQKLKDQFPELAIYCGAFFPVKDFSQLEEMLIKEKAEFMDSLEKAVDRNRESSSVDDILNVNWLYQDLLLELYVWDHRLHQLLDCTSAENAIVGNGIAEISEFTGDQTAVVAQAGGIGERMSSKASFENRCIEPEKFSEPGTYRHASTLLDDAWNKHYNDQHSTKVPSSGTSNCLGVQSNIPQRCDGEKWVWNPLNESRLAYRQEVKAGCLERFQVVNHYCPTHLSPLHKHRQSADEISSPQFTVGPGGSILCVSEDEISSIISQALAISEERRHLLMDAIPETETADIRGREYAKTIEKSYSSVSESSSASLSWSLSFGSSDSEASISSDDLSSYDSSLLSSSLHPEISVNGRIALKGKYSVICVHSNQFYNLRKKCCPSELAYITSLSRCKKWDAQGGKSKAFFAKTMDDRLIIKQIKKTEFESFIKFAPDYFKHVNHSLDTGSQTCLAKILGIYQVKQIRHGKEIKMDLMVMENILFGHNVSRTYDLKGAIFSRYVSDSNDHGTVYLDQNFVDDMRVSPIYIGGRAKHLLERAIWNDTSFLTSINVMDYSLLVGVDRQKHELVFGIIDYLRQYTWDKQLETMVKASLVVPRNESPTVISPRDYKKRFRKFMSKHFLTVPDDWSTENLPSVACESCAHAGNTTKLPGLIDEKPQHPSPILACA from the exons ATGATTCTGCTGCACACAAG GGATGAGGACGATGCCCATGCCCTTGCCCTTGGTGGTGCTAATCCAAACCATCTGCTGCATGCCTGCCCATCTGGAGACGATGGGGCTCACAATAATCACATGCCCAACGTTGTCGTCGTTACCACTGAATcggatgaggacgacgacgacgccatCTGGATACCGCCTGATGAGGCAGCTGCTGCAGACAGCATGGAATTggaagacgatgatgatgatgatgagcccaccTGTTACGATGCCCGAGCCGGATGTAGTACATCCTACTGCACAGATGAGGATGACGGatccgatgatgacgatgatgctaCCACCAGCAGCAGTATCAGGTGGTGCCATGCTGATCAGTCCGCCACCAACGCCGCCCTTGCTGCCGACAGGGAGAAACGGCAGAAAGCCATGCTGAGAGCCATGAACGGGCAGCTCAGGATGCTCACCGCTCGCTTTCTAGAGTCGGCTGGCATTGGCATTGACACCACCAGCAACAGCAACAGCTGCTGCTGGCTTGACATCGTCACCTCCCTCTCCTGGGAAGCTGCCCTTGTGATCAAGCCTGATGTTGGCACTGCTGTAGGCAACCAAATGGACCCGTCCTCTTACATCAAGGTCAAGTGCCTAGCATCTGGTACACCCCGCCAATG TGAGGTCGTCAAGGGCTTAGTCTTCAGGAAGAATGTGGCTCATAAGCACATGCCCACCAAGTGTCACAATCCCAGGCTGCTGCTGCTTAGCGGAGTCCTCGGCCATTCCCATGTTGGCTTCTCATCATTCAGTTCCATAGAGCAGGAGAAAGAGCATCTAGACAAGTCTGTCAGCAAAATGATGGAGATTTGCCGCCCAAATGTCATCATGGTCGAGAAAACGGTTTCACGCGACATACAGGAGCTTCTTCTCAAGGAAGGAGTCACTCTAGTGCTTGACATGAAGCTCAGCCGGCTGCAGAGGGTTGCTCTCTGTTCCGGCGCTCCCATACTCTCGTTTTCCGAGGTTCTCAGCAAGCCAAAGCTGAAGCAGTGTGACTACTTCCACATTGAAAAAGTGACGGAGGAGCACAACCTTACCTGCAGCACTGGAGTTGGAAAGAGGCCATCTAAAACATTAATGTTCCTGGAAGGCTTTCAGAAGCCATTGGGATGCACG ATATTGCTAAGGGGAGCAAATACTGAAGAACTGAAGAAAATCAAGCAAGTCATGAACTACACAGTGTTTGCAGCATACCGCCTCGTTCTTGAGACGTCCTTCTTCGAAGATCAGAGACTAATCTTGAACAATAAGAATTCTTCCAAAGAAGAAGTTTCTGTCACTAGGAAGGCGGGACCATCGCCACTAGGATCAGTACAGGAATCTACTGATGGGGTGCCAGTTACCATTTCTTCTACAAATTTCAATGCTCTAAATCCACTCGAGAAGAACTTCCCTAATGAGCTCCAAGAGGGTTCAGTAATCTATTATGATTCTAATCAAGCACTCCCTTCTGAAGGACTAGCATCAGCAGTCCCAGAATCACCGAGAAGATTCATTGATATATTCCATTATCATAACATTTATTTACCGGTCACTGCTTCTCAAGAGGCAACTAATCATCAGATGGAAGACAGGCCTCAATACAATGAAGGCATGGCAAGTAACGGTATCCATGTCAGCCCAAACGTTGGAGTACCAATTGGTTCTGGTGAGAATGTGGATCATTTAAGGGATCCCCGGGAACAAGCATCCTCTGAAACCAATCAACAAATGACATTGGATGACCCTTCGGTTAGTGAAAAACATGAGCAGTCATTGGAAAATATTAAACACAGCACCAGTTACAATAACGGAGACAAGACATCTGATATAGATGAGGTGGATGATGTCTTGGAGTCTCAGAGCATACTTATTTTGCTGTCCAGCCAGTGTATCACAAAGCAGGTTATCTGCGAGCAGAGCCGTCTATCCCGTATAAGATACTATGGAAATTTTGATGTTTCCTTAGGACGCTATTTGCAAGACATTTTGCAGAAGCAG AACCTCAGCTGTTCCTCATGTGGAGAGCCTCCAGAGGCTCACATGTATTCCTACACTCACCGCAACGGGAATCTGACTGTTCTTGTGAAGCGCTTGCTGCCTAAATATCGTTTACCTGGTGAATCAGAAGGAAAGATTTGGATGTGGACTAGATGTCTAAGATGTGAACATGAAAATGGGATCTCCAGATCATCACGAAGGGTGATAATGTCAACTGAAGCACACTACCTTTCATTTGGGAAGTTCCTTGAACTCAGTTTTTCAAGCCACTCAACTGCTAGAAGGCTGTCAATATGCGGGCATTCACTCAATAGGGATTGTCTGCGCTTTTTTGG GTTGGGCTCCAAAGTTGCAATGTTCCAGTATTCCTCGGTCGAAATTTACAATGCCTGCAAACCACAGCCTACTCTTGAGTTTCACAATCCCAATATGCATGACTGGTACGGGCAAGAG GTTCTTGCTACAGGAGTTACACTTTTCTCTGAAGTCACAAGCGTACTACAGAAGCTGAAGGATCAATTTCCTGAGCTGGCAATTTATTGTGGTGCCTTCTTTCCTGTTAAAGACTTTTCTCAACTTGAAGAGATGTTGATTAAAGAGAAGGCTGAGTTCATG GATTCTCTAGAAAAGGCTGTTGATCGAAATAGGGAATCAAGTTCTGTGGATGATATCCTTAATGTAAATTGGCTCTATCAGGATCTTCTGCTGGAACTTTATGTGTGGGACCACCGGCTGCATCAACTTCTAGACTGTACATCTGCTGAAAATGCAATAGTCGGAAATGGCATCGCGGAAATCTCTGAATTTACAGGTGACCAAACTGCAGTAGTTGCTCAAGCAGGCGGGATCGGTGAGCGCATGAGCAGCAAAGCATCCTTTGAGAATAGATGTATCGAGCCAGAGAAGTTCAGTGAACCAGGGACGTACAGACATGCATCAACCTtgcttgatgatgcatggaaTAAGCATTACAATGATCAGCATAGCACAAAAGTGCCATCTTCCGGGACCTCAAATTGCTTGGGCGTTCAGAGCAATATTCCGCAACGGTGTGACGGGGAAAAATGGGTTTGGAACCCACTGAATGAGTCCAGATTGGCTTACAGGCAGGAAGTGAAAGCTGGATGTTTGGAAAGGTTTCAAGTCGTTAACCACTACTGTCCAACTCATTTATCCCCCTTGCACAAACACAGACAATCTGCCGATGAGATAAGCTCTCCACAGTTCACAGTAGGTCCAGGTGGCAGTATCCTGTGTGTATCAGAGGATGAGATATCCAGTATAATATCCCAAGCTCTTGCTATATCTGAGGAACGTCGCCACTTACTGATGGATGCTATCCCTGAGACTGAGACAGCAGATATCAGGGGTAGAGAGTATGCTAAAACAATAGAGAAGTCTTACAGCTCGGTATCTGAAAGTTCCTCTGCTTCTTTGTCCTGGTCGTTGTCTTTTGGATCTTCAGATTCTGAGGCAAGCATTTCATCTGACGACCTCTCCAGCTATGATAGCTCACTTCTATCATCCTCTCTCCATCCAGAAATATCTGTCAACGGGAGAATAGCTCTCAAAGGGAAGTACTCAGTCATCTGTGTACACTCTAACCAGTTCTACAACCTCCGAAAGAAATGCTGCCCATCGGAGCTTGCATATATTACTTCCTTGAGCCGTTGCAAGAAGTGGGATGCTCAAGGCGGAAAGAGTAAGGCATTCTTTGCAAAAACAATGGATGACAGGCTCATCATAAAGCAAATAAAGAAGACAGAGTTTGAGTCCTTCATCAAATTTGCGCCTGATTACTTCAAACATGTCAACCATTCTCTGGACACGGGAAGCCAAACTTGCCTTGCCAAAATCTTAGGAATCTATCAG GTCAAGCAAATAAGACATGGCAAGGAGATTAAGATGGATCTGATGGTGATGGAAAACATCCTGTTTGGACACAATGTGTCGCGGACATATGATCTGAAAGGCGCCATATTTTCGCGATATGTCTCCGACTCAAATGACCATGGCACCGTCTACTTGGACCAAAACTTTGTGGATGACATGCGTGTTTCTCCAATCTATATTGGTGGAAGAGCAAAGCATCTCTTGGAGCGGGCAATCTGGAATGATACGTCCTTTCTCACA TCGATCAATGTTATGGACTACTCTTTGCTGGTTGGAGTGGACAGGCAGAAGCATGAGCTCGTATTCGGCATCATCGACTACCTGAGGCAGTATACATGGGACAAGCAGCTGGAGACAATGGTGAAAGCGTCCCTGGTGGTGCCCAGGAATGAATCGCCAACAGTGATTTCCCCCAGGGATTACAAGAAGAGGTTCAGGAAGTTCATGAGCAAGCACTTCCTGACCGTTCCAGATGACTGGAGCACGGAGAATCTGCCGTCGGTGGCCTGCGAGTCCTGTGCCCACGCCGGCAACACCACCAAGTTGCCGGGACTGATCGATGAGAAACCTCAGCATCCAAGCCCAATCCTGGCGTGCGCTTAA
- the LOC136492859 gene encoding putative 1-phosphatidylinositol-3-phosphate 5-kinase FAB1D isoform X1, translating to MILLHTRDEDDAHALALGGANPNHLLHACPSGDDGAHNNHMPNVVVVTTESDEDDDDAIWIPPDEAAAADSMELEDDDDDDEPTCYDARAGCSTSYCTDEDDGSDDDDDATTSSSIRWCHADQSATNAALAADREKRQKAMLRAMNGQLRMLTARFLESAGIGIDTTSNSNSCCWLDIVTSLSWEAALVIKPDVGTAVGNQMDPSSYIKVKCLASGTPRQCEVVKGLVFRKNVAHKHMPTKCHNPRLLLLSGVLGHSHVGFSSFSSIEQEKEHLDKSVSKMMEICRPNVIMVEKTVSRDIQELLLKEGVTLVLDMKLSRLQRVALCSGAPILSFSEVLSKPKLKQCDYFHIEKVTEEHNLTCSTGVGKRPSKTLMFLEGFQKPLGCTILLRGANTEELKKIKQVMNYTVFAAYRLVLETSFFEDQRLILNNKNSSKEEVSVTRKAGPSPLGSVQESTDGVPVTISSTNFNALNPLEKNFPNELQEGSVIYYDSNQALPSEGLASAVPESPRRFIDIFHYHNIYLPVTASQEATNHQMEDRPQYNEGMASNGIHVSPNVGVPIGSGENVDHLRDPREQASSETNQQMTLDDPSVSEKHEQSLENIKHSTSYNNGDKTSDIDEVDDVLESQSILILLSSQCITKQVICEQSRLSRIRYYGNFDVSLGRYLQDILQKQNLSCSSCGEPPEAHMYSYTHRNGNLTVLVKRLLPKYRLPGESEGKIWMWTRCLRCEHENGISRSSRRVIMSTEAHYLSFGKFLELSFSSHSTARRLSICGHSLNRDCLRFFGLGSKVAMFQYSSVEIYNACKPQPTLEFHNPNMHDWYGQEVRNVLATGVTLFSEVTSVLQKLKDQFPELAIYCGAFFPVKDFSQLEEMLIKEKAEFMDSLEKAVDRNRESSSVDDILNVNWLYQDLLLELYVWDHRLHQLLDCTSAENAIVGNGIAEISEFTGDQTAVVAQAGGIGERMSSKASFENRCIEPEKFSEPGTYRHASTLLDDAWNKHYNDQHSTKVPSSGTSNCLGVQSNIPQRCDGEKWVWNPLNESRLAYRQEVKAGCLERFQVVNHYCPTHLSPLHKHRQSADEISSPQFTVGPGGSILCVSEDEISSIISQALAISEERRHLLMDAIPETETADIRGREYAKTIEKSYSSVSESSSASLSWSLSFGSSDSEASISSDDLSSYDSSLLSSSLHPEISVNGRIALKGKYSVICVHSNQFYNLRKKCCPSELAYITSLSRCKKWDAQGGKSKAFFAKTMDDRLIIKQIKKTEFESFIKFAPDYFKHVNHSLDTGSQTCLAKILGIYQVKQIRHGKEIKMDLMVMENILFGHNVSRTYDLKGAIFSRYVSDSNDHGTVYLDQNFVDDMRVSPIYIGGRAKHLLERAIWNDTSFLTSINVMDYSLLVGVDRQKHELVFGIIDYLRQYTWDKQLETMVKASLVVPRNESPTVISPRDYKKRFRKFMSKHFLTVPDDWSTENLPSVACESCAHAGNTTKLPGLIDEKPQHPSPILACA from the exons ATGATTCTGCTGCACACAAG GGATGAGGACGATGCCCATGCCCTTGCCCTTGGTGGTGCTAATCCAAACCATCTGCTGCATGCCTGCCCATCTGGAGACGATGGGGCTCACAATAATCACATGCCCAACGTTGTCGTCGTTACCACTGAATcggatgaggacgacgacgacgccatCTGGATACCGCCTGATGAGGCAGCTGCTGCAGACAGCATGGAATTggaagacgatgatgatgatgatgagcccaccTGTTACGATGCCCGAGCCGGATGTAGTACATCCTACTGCACAGATGAGGATGACGGatccgatgatgacgatgatgctaCCACCAGCAGCAGTATCAGGTGGTGCCATGCTGATCAGTCCGCCACCAACGCCGCCCTTGCTGCCGACAGGGAGAAACGGCAGAAAGCCATGCTGAGAGCCATGAACGGGCAGCTCAGGATGCTCACCGCTCGCTTTCTAGAGTCGGCTGGCATTGGCATTGACACCACCAGCAACAGCAACAGCTGCTGCTGGCTTGACATCGTCACCTCCCTCTCCTGGGAAGCTGCCCTTGTGATCAAGCCTGATGTTGGCACTGCTGTAGGCAACCAAATGGACCCGTCCTCTTACATCAAGGTCAAGTGCCTAGCATCTGGTACACCCCGCCAATG TGAGGTCGTCAAGGGCTTAGTCTTCAGGAAGAATGTGGCTCATAAGCACATGCCCACCAAGTGTCACAATCCCAGGCTGCTGCTGCTTAGCGGAGTCCTCGGCCATTCCCATGTTGGCTTCTCATCATTCAGTTCCATAGAGCAGGAGAAAGAGCATCTAGACAAGTCTGTCAGCAAAATGATGGAGATTTGCCGCCCAAATGTCATCATGGTCGAGAAAACGGTTTCACGCGACATACAGGAGCTTCTTCTCAAGGAAGGAGTCACTCTAGTGCTTGACATGAAGCTCAGCCGGCTGCAGAGGGTTGCTCTCTGTTCCGGCGCTCCCATACTCTCGTTTTCCGAGGTTCTCAGCAAGCCAAAGCTGAAGCAGTGTGACTACTTCCACATTGAAAAAGTGACGGAGGAGCACAACCTTACCTGCAGCACTGGAGTTGGAAAGAGGCCATCTAAAACATTAATGTTCCTGGAAGGCTTTCAGAAGCCATTGGGATGCACG ATATTGCTAAGGGGAGCAAATACTGAAGAACTGAAGAAAATCAAGCAAGTCATGAACTACACAGTGTTTGCAGCATACCGCCTCGTTCTTGAGACGTCCTTCTTCGAAGATCAGAGACTAATCTTGAACAATAAGAATTCTTCCAAAGAAGAAGTTTCTGTCACTAGGAAGGCGGGACCATCGCCACTAGGATCAGTACAGGAATCTACTGATGGGGTGCCAGTTACCATTTCTTCTACAAATTTCAATGCTCTAAATCCACTCGAGAAGAACTTCCCTAATGAGCTCCAAGAGGGTTCAGTAATCTATTATGATTCTAATCAAGCACTCCCTTCTGAAGGACTAGCATCAGCAGTCCCAGAATCACCGAGAAGATTCATTGATATATTCCATTATCATAACATTTATTTACCGGTCACTGCTTCTCAAGAGGCAACTAATCATCAGATGGAAGACAGGCCTCAATACAATGAAGGCATGGCAAGTAACGGTATCCATGTCAGCCCAAACGTTGGAGTACCAATTGGTTCTGGTGAGAATGTGGATCATTTAAGGGATCCCCGGGAACAAGCATCCTCTGAAACCAATCAACAAATGACATTGGATGACCCTTCGGTTAGTGAAAAACATGAGCAGTCATTGGAAAATATTAAACACAGCACCAGTTACAATAACGGAGACAAGACATCTGATATAGATGAGGTGGATGATGTCTTGGAGTCTCAGAGCATACTTATTTTGCTGTCCAGCCAGTGTATCACAAAGCAGGTTATCTGCGAGCAGAGCCGTCTATCCCGTATAAGATACTATGGAAATTTTGATGTTTCCTTAGGACGCTATTTGCAAGACATTTTGCAGAAGCAG AACCTCAGCTGTTCCTCATGTGGAGAGCCTCCAGAGGCTCACATGTATTCCTACACTCACCGCAACGGGAATCTGACTGTTCTTGTGAAGCGCTTGCTGCCTAAATATCGTTTACCTGGTGAATCAGAAGGAAAGATTTGGATGTGGACTAGATGTCTAAGATGTGAACATGAAAATGGGATCTCCAGATCATCACGAAGGGTGATAATGTCAACTGAAGCACACTACCTTTCATTTGGGAAGTTCCTTGAACTCAGTTTTTCAAGCCACTCAACTGCTAGAAGGCTGTCAATATGCGGGCATTCACTCAATAGGGATTGTCTGCGCTTTTTTGG GTTGGGCTCCAAAGTTGCAATGTTCCAGTATTCCTCGGTCGAAATTTACAATGCCTGCAAACCACAGCCTACTCTTGAGTTTCACAATCCCAATATGCATGACTGGTACGGGCAAGAGGTAAGAAAT GTTCTTGCTACAGGAGTTACACTTTTCTCTGAAGTCACAAGCGTACTACAGAAGCTGAAGGATCAATTTCCTGAGCTGGCAATTTATTGTGGTGCCTTCTTTCCTGTTAAAGACTTTTCTCAACTTGAAGAGATGTTGATTAAAGAGAAGGCTGAGTTCATG GATTCTCTAGAAAAGGCTGTTGATCGAAATAGGGAATCAAGTTCTGTGGATGATATCCTTAATGTAAATTGGCTCTATCAGGATCTTCTGCTGGAACTTTATGTGTGGGACCACCGGCTGCATCAACTTCTAGACTGTACATCTGCTGAAAATGCAATAGTCGGAAATGGCATCGCGGAAATCTCTGAATTTACAGGTGACCAAACTGCAGTAGTTGCTCAAGCAGGCGGGATCGGTGAGCGCATGAGCAGCAAAGCATCCTTTGAGAATAGATGTATCGAGCCAGAGAAGTTCAGTGAACCAGGGACGTACAGACATGCATCAACCTtgcttgatgatgcatggaaTAAGCATTACAATGATCAGCATAGCACAAAAGTGCCATCTTCCGGGACCTCAAATTGCTTGGGCGTTCAGAGCAATATTCCGCAACGGTGTGACGGGGAAAAATGGGTTTGGAACCCACTGAATGAGTCCAGATTGGCTTACAGGCAGGAAGTGAAAGCTGGATGTTTGGAAAGGTTTCAAGTCGTTAACCACTACTGTCCAACTCATTTATCCCCCTTGCACAAACACAGACAATCTGCCGATGAGATAAGCTCTCCACAGTTCACAGTAGGTCCAGGTGGCAGTATCCTGTGTGTATCAGAGGATGAGATATCCAGTATAATATCCCAAGCTCTTGCTATATCTGAGGAACGTCGCCACTTACTGATGGATGCTATCCCTGAGACTGAGACAGCAGATATCAGGGGTAGAGAGTATGCTAAAACAATAGAGAAGTCTTACAGCTCGGTATCTGAAAGTTCCTCTGCTTCTTTGTCCTGGTCGTTGTCTTTTGGATCTTCAGATTCTGAGGCAAGCATTTCATCTGACGACCTCTCCAGCTATGATAGCTCACTTCTATCATCCTCTCTCCATCCAGAAATATCTGTCAACGGGAGAATAGCTCTCAAAGGGAAGTACTCAGTCATCTGTGTACACTCTAACCAGTTCTACAACCTCCGAAAGAAATGCTGCCCATCGGAGCTTGCATATATTACTTCCTTGAGCCGTTGCAAGAAGTGGGATGCTCAAGGCGGAAAGAGTAAGGCATTCTTTGCAAAAACAATGGATGACAGGCTCATCATAAAGCAAATAAAGAAGACAGAGTTTGAGTCCTTCATCAAATTTGCGCCTGATTACTTCAAACATGTCAACCATTCTCTGGACACGGGAAGCCAAACTTGCCTTGCCAAAATCTTAGGAATCTATCAG GTCAAGCAAATAAGACATGGCAAGGAGATTAAGATGGATCTGATGGTGATGGAAAACATCCTGTTTGGACACAATGTGTCGCGGACATATGATCTGAAAGGCGCCATATTTTCGCGATATGTCTCCGACTCAAATGACCATGGCACCGTCTACTTGGACCAAAACTTTGTGGATGACATGCGTGTTTCTCCAATCTATATTGGTGGAAGAGCAAAGCATCTCTTGGAGCGGGCAATCTGGAATGATACGTCCTTTCTCACA TCGATCAATGTTATGGACTACTCTTTGCTGGTTGGAGTGGACAGGCAGAAGCATGAGCTCGTATTCGGCATCATCGACTACCTGAGGCAGTATACATGGGACAAGCAGCTGGAGACAATGGTGAAAGCGTCCCTGGTGGTGCCCAGGAATGAATCGCCAACAGTGATTTCCCCCAGGGATTACAAGAAGAGGTTCAGGAAGTTCATGAGCAAGCACTTCCTGACCGTTCCAGATGACTGGAGCACGGAGAATCTGCCGTCGGTGGCCTGCGAGTCCTGTGCCCACGCCGGCAACACCACCAAGTTGCCGGGACTGATCGATGAGAAACCTCAGCATCCAAGCCCAATCCTGGCGTGCGCTTAA
- the LOC136494266 gene encoding UDP-galactose transporter 1-like, whose amino-acid sequence MEDGGKAPASLGTLRAVLAILQWWGFNVTVIIMNKWIFQKLDFKFPLSVSCVHFICSSIGAYIAIHVLKAKPLIEVEPEDRWKRIFPMSFVFCINIVLGNVSLRYIPVSFMQTIKSFTPATTVILQWLVWNKHFEWRIWASLVPIVGGILLTSVTELSFNIFGFCAAMVGCLATSTKTILAESLLHGYKFDSINTVYYMAPFATMILALPAMLLEGGGVINWFYTHDSIVSALIIILGSGVLAFCLNFSIFYVIHSTTAVTFNVAGNLKVAVAVLVSWLIFRNPISAMNAIGCGITLVGCTFYGYVRHLISQRQAAAPGSPGTAHANLSRNQMEMLPLVDDKQEKV is encoded by the exons ATGGAGGACGGCGGCAAGGCGCCGGCCAGCCTGGGCACCCTGCGCGCGGTGCTCGCCATCCTCCAGTGGTGGGGCTTCAACGTCAccgtcatcatcatgaacaagtggATCTTCCAG AAACTGGATTTCAAGTTTCCTCTCAGCGTGTCCTGTGTCCACTTCATCTGCTCTTCAATCGGAGCCTACATCGCAATCCATGTGCTTAAGGCGAAACCGCTAATTGAAGTTGAACCGGAGGACCGCTGGAAACGGATATTCCCAATGTCGTTCGTCTTCTGCATAAACATTGTGCTGGGAAATGTGAGCCTGCGCTACATTCCAGTCTCCTTCATGCAGACGATCAAATCTTTCACTCCTGCAACCACAG TTATTCTGCAGTGGCTAGTCTGGAATAAGCATTTTGAGTGGCGCATATGGGCTTCGCTGGTCCCCATAGTCGGGGGAATACTCCTGACCTCGGTGACAGAGCTTAGCTTCAATATTTTTGGTTTTTGTGCTGCCATGGTTGGCTGCCTGGCTACATCTACAAAGACCATCTTGGCAGAGTCCCTGCTCCATGGATACAAATTTGACAG CATTAACACGGTGTACTACATGGCACCCTTTGCCACCATGATACTGGCTCTACCAGCAATGTTGCTTGAAGGAGGCGGTGTAATCAACTGGTTCTACACACATGATTCAATCGTTTCTGCGCTGATTATCATCCTAGGTTCAGGGGTGCTTGCGTTTTGCCTTAACTTCTCCATCTTCTACGTCATCCATTCAACAACAGCAGTGACTTTCAACGTTGCTGGCAACCTCAAA GTCGCGGTGGCAGTGTTAGTGTCATGGTTGATCTTCCGGAATCCAATCTCTGCGATGAATGCAATTGGATGTGGAATCACCCTGGTTGGTTGCACTTTCTATGGCTACGTGAGGCATCTGATCTCGCAACGGCAGGCTGCAGCCCCAGGGAGTCCAGGAACAGCGCATGCGAACCTGTCAAGAAATCAGATGGAGATGCTTCCCCTTGTGGACGACAAGCAAGAAAAGGTTTAG